The Oryzias latipes chromosome 4, ASM223467v1 genome includes a window with the following:
- the cbr4 gene encoding carbonyl reductase family member 4 isoform X1, translating to MSPSRLAVVCGGSRGIGAAVSHLLAERGCRLAVVSRNEDASRAAVAALPGADHVAFSCDVSQEQEVQRTFESIRRSCGRVTYLVNAAGINRDAVLLRTSSEDMLALLHTNLLGCMLTCRAAMRDMLHMRDAAIVNIGSVVGLKGNAGQCAYSATKAGLAGFTRSLAKEVASRNVRVNLLAPGFIHTDMTAGLSEEQSARSIPLGRFGEPEDVAQAALFLLESPYVTGQVLVVDGGLHLTM from the exons ATGTCCCCGTCCCGGCTCGCCGTGGTGTGTGGGGGCTCCAGGGGGATCGGGGCGGCGGTGTCCCACCTGCTGGCAGAGAGGGGCTGCAGGTTGGCTGTTGTCTCAAGGAACGAAGACGCGTCCCGGGCCGCTGTGGCTGCTCTGCCCGGAG ctgaccacgTGGCGTTCAGCTGCGACGTCTCCCAGGAGCAGGAGGTGCAGAGAACCTTTGAAAGCATCAGGAGGAGCTGCGGACGTGTGACCTACCTTGTGAACGCCGCAGGCATCAACAG AGACGCTGTGCTGCTGAGGACCAGTTCTGAGGACATGCTGGCTCTGCTTCACACCAACCTGCTGGGCTGCATGCTGACCTGCAGGGCGGCGATGCGGGACATGCTGCACATGCGGGACGCCGCCATCGTTAACATAG GCTCTGTGGTGGGCCTCAAAGGGAACGCCGGCCAGTGCGCCTACAGCGCCACCAAGGCGGGCTTAGCGGGCTTCACTCGCTCTCTGGCCAAGGAAGTGGCGTCACGTAACGTCAGGGTGAACCTGCTGGCGCCAG GTTTCATCCACACCGACATGACCGCCGGGCTGAGTGAGGAGCAGAGCGCGCGCTCAATCCCGCTGGGGAGGTTTGGCGAGCCGGAGGACGTGGCGCAGGCGGCCCTGTTCCTGTTGGAGTCTCCGTACGTCACGGGACAGGTGCTGGTGGTGGATGGGGGGCTGCACCTTACCATGTAG
- the cbr4 gene encoding carbonyl reductase family member 4 isoform X2, with amino-acid sequence MVMSEFGINNNKHLDVPKSSFLFSSVVLSDPGPASDHVAFSCDVSQEQEVQRTFESIRRSCGRVTYLVNAAGINRDAVLLRTSSEDMLALLHTNLLGCMLTCRAAMRDMLHMRDAAIVNIGSVVGLKGNAGQCAYSATKAGLAGFTRSLAKEVASRNVRVNLLAPGFIHTDMTAGLSEEQSARSIPLGRFGEPEDVAQAALFLLESPYVTGQVLVVDGGLHLTM; translated from the exons ATGGTCATGTCTGAGTTTGGCataaataacaacaaacatCTGGATGTCCCTAAGTCCTCCTTCCTGTTTTCCTCTGTAGTTCTGTCAGATCCAGGACCAGCCT ctgaccacgTGGCGTTCAGCTGCGACGTCTCCCAGGAGCAGGAGGTGCAGAGAACCTTTGAAAGCATCAGGAGGAGCTGCGGACGTGTGACCTACCTTGTGAACGCCGCAGGCATCAACAG AGACGCTGTGCTGCTGAGGACCAGTTCTGAGGACATGCTGGCTCTGCTTCACACCAACCTGCTGGGCTGCATGCTGACCTGCAGGGCGGCGATGCGGGACATGCTGCACATGCGGGACGCCGCCATCGTTAACATAG GCTCTGTGGTGGGCCTCAAAGGGAACGCCGGCCAGTGCGCCTACAGCGCCACCAAGGCGGGCTTAGCGGGCTTCACTCGCTCTCTGGCCAAGGAAGTGGCGTCACGTAACGTCAGGGTGAACCTGCTGGCGCCAG GTTTCATCCACACCGACATGACCGCCGGGCTGAGTGAGGAGCAGAGCGCGCGCTCAATCCCGCTGGGGAGGTTTGGCGAGCCGGAGGACGTGGCGCAGGCGGCCCTGTTCCTGTTGGAGTCTCCGTACGTCACGGGACAGGTGCTGGTGGTGGATGGGGGGCTGCACCTTACCATGTAG